From Mesomycoplasma dispar, a single genomic window includes:
- a CDS encoding FMN-dependent NADH-azoreductase, whose product MNILVLKSSVNEKKGSYSSHLSDLFIKFYRQIHPDHKIEVYDLNQFGLANVNLTLDNFQDHSFYEKVESNFWIDKLKQADKIVFSTSMTNFNYSATTKNFFDAITVPNKTFTLDKNSGIYRGLLTNIKNVQILTAQGAPIGWYPFGNHTALIKQIFEFLGANISAQSFILAGTKVAPANQKPVADFVNDHESELKNLAQNF is encoded by the coding sequence ATGAATATTTTAGTACTAAAATCATCTGTTAACGAAAAAAAAGGTTCATATTCTTCGCATCTATCTGACCTTTTTATCAAATTTTATCGCCAAATTCATCCTGATCATAAAATTGAGGTCTATGATTTGAACCAGTTCGGACTTGCAAATGTCAATTTGACATTAGATAATTTTCAGGATCATAGTTTCTACGAAAAAGTTGAATCTAATTTTTGAATTGATAAATTAAAACAGGCCGATAAAATTGTTTTTTCAACTTCAATGACTAATTTTAACTATTCAGCAACAACAAAAAATTTTTTCGATGCAATTACAGTGCCAAATAAAACTTTTACTCTTGATAAAAACAGCGGAATTTATAGAGGTTTATTAACTAATATTAAAAATGTGCAAATTTTAACTGCCCAAGGTGCGCCAATTGGTTGGTATCCTTTTGGGAATCATACCGCTTTAATTAAGCAAATTTTTGAATTCCTTGGCGCAAATATTAGTGCGCAATCTTTTATTCTTGCCGGGACAAAAGTTGCGCCGGCAAATCAAAAACCAGTTGCGGATTTTGTAAACGACCACGAAAGCGAACTCAAAAATTTAGCACAAAATTTTTAA
- the rpmE gene encoding 50S ribosomal protein L31, translated as MKKNIHPEQHDLVLTCSTCNSEFTIKTVAEKFSIDICSGCHPQFTGDRSLNRTTGRIERFRRMAAKAQVKNKK; from the coding sequence ATGAAAAAAAATATTCACCCAGAACAGCATGATTTAGTGTTAACTTGTTCTACTTGCAACTCTGAATTCACTATAAAAACAGTTGCGGAAAAATTTTCAATCGATATTTGTTCTGGTTGCCATCCCCAATTTACAGGCGATCGTTCTTTAAATCGGACAACAGGAAGAATTGAAAGATTTCGTCGAATGGCGGCAAAAGCACAAGTTAAAAATAAAAAATAA
- a CDS encoding Dps family protein, whose translation MMVKMLNQLQASLTIFYANAKNFHWNLQDIDFLLIHKYTDKLAQKTNDFIDEIAEKVRALDKIAISSFSEISQNSSFEQFPSKIWTTEEVLDKLASQIEKIIEICKEIQQSQASEIDYLVYPLIDEIVLYFHKELWKVYAQKPSS comes from the coding sequence ATGATGGTAAAAATGTTGAATCAATTGCAAGCTAGTTTGACTATTTTTTATGCAAATGCAAAAAATTTTCACTGAAATTTACAAGATATTGATTTTTTATTAATCCATAAATACACCGATAAATTAGCACAGAAAACCAATGATTTTATCGATGAAATTGCTGAAAAAGTTAGAGCACTTGATAAAATAGCGATTTCTAGTTTTTCCGAAATAAGTCAAAATTCAAGTTTTGAACAATTCCCTTCAAAAATTTGGACCACAGAAGAAGTTTTAGATAAATTAGCAAGTCAAATCGAAAAAATTATTGAAATTTGCAAAGAAATCCAACAAAGTCAAGCTAGTGAAATTGATTATTTAGTTTACCCTCTAATCGATGAAATAGTTCTTTATTTCCATAAAGAACTATGAAAAGTTTATGCACAAAAACCAAGTTCTTAA
- a CDS encoding RluA family pseudouridine synthase codes for MHKNQVLNFIYEQEEIRIDILITKLTNLSRANAQNLILQKKVLIDNNLVSKKNQIVKTGQKVEIFNDYQSPKPSLVPAEMKLEIVFQDENILLINKPKNLVVHPGVGNWNNTLVNGLISYFESSLFELNNVRPGIIHRLDKDTTGLILVAKNAKAHNFFTNQLANREIKRFYKAIVIGKVPHKIMKINLPIARDLKNPLKKTVSHFNSKPAITNVELIKHFNYQNKDFSLVKCQLETGRTHQIRVHLAHIGFPVYGDPVYGKKVDELGQRLHAYKVIFTNLNGKNQEFRVDLPKEFDIAFD; via the coding sequence ATGCACAAAAACCAAGTTCTTAATTTTATATACGAACAAGAAGAAATACGAATTGATATTCTAATTACAAAATTAACTAATTTGTCACGGGCAAACGCGCAAAATTTAATTTTGCAAAAAAAAGTGTTAATCGATAACAATTTGGTCTCTAAAAAAAACCAAATTGTTAAAACTGGGCAAAAAGTGGAAATTTTCAATGATTATCAATCTCCAAAACCATCGCTTGTGCCCGCAGAAATGAAGCTCGAAATTGTTTTTCAAGATGAAAACATTCTTTTGATTAACAAACCAAAAAATTTAGTAGTCCATCCCGGTGTCGGAAATTGAAATAATACGCTTGTAAACGGCCTAATTTCCTATTTTGAAAGTAGTTTATTTGAACTTAACAATGTTCGACCCGGAATTATCCACCGACTTGATAAAGATACAACTGGTCTTATTTTAGTTGCTAAAAATGCAAAAGCTCATAATTTTTTTACCAACCAACTAGCAAATCGTGAAATTAAACGTTTTTATAAGGCGATTGTAATTGGTAAAGTTCCCCATAAAATTATGAAAATAAATTTACCAATTGCTCGCGATCTAAAAAACCCTTTGAAAAAAACGGTAAGTCATTTTAATTCTAAACCAGCAATTACTAACGTTGAACTAATCAAACATTTTAATTACCAAAACAAAGATTTTAGTTTAGTTAAATGTCAACTTGAAACTGGTCGAACACACCAAATTCGCGTCCATCTTGCGCATATCGGTTTTCCGGTTTATGGCGATCCGGTTTATGGCAAAAAAGTCGATGAATTAGGACAACGGCTACACGCTTACAAAGTGATTTTTACTAACCTTAACGGTAAAAATCAGGAATTTCGCGTTGATTTACCAAAAGAATTCGATATTGCTTTTGATTAG
- the rplK gene encoding 50S ribosomal protein L11 encodes MAKKNVVRVAKLQFNAGQAKPGPALAGLGIVMPEFTRKFNDETKNRGSEPVPVKITVFKDKSFEFQLFTSPTSYKIKQAAKIESGSKKSKAEKVAKITFAQLKEIAEYKLPDLNTDNIDKAILTVYGTAKQMGVEVEGIEEFLQGAK; translated from the coding sequence ATGGCGAAAAAAAACGTTGTCCGAGTTGCAAAATTGCAATTCAATGCAGGTCAAGCAAAACCAGGTCCAGCGCTTGCTGGTCTAGGGATTGTGATGCCTGAATTTACAAGAAAATTTAATGATGAAACAAAAAATCGCGGGAGCGAACCTGTTCCAGTAAAAATTACGGTTTTTAAAGACAAAAGTTTTGAATTTCAACTATTTACAAGTCCAACCTCATACAAAATTAAACAAGCTGCCAAGATTGAATCAGGATCAAAAAAATCCAAAGCAGAAAAAGTTGCCAAAATTACTTTTGCTCAACTTAAAGAAATTGCTGAATACAAACTTCCTGATTTAAACACTGACAACATTGACAAAGCAATTCTTACAGTTTATGGAACCGCAAAACAAATGGGTGTTGAGGTCGAAGGAATTGAAGAATTTTTACAAGGAGCGAAGTAA
- the rplA gene encoding 50S ribosomal protein L1: MKKVSKKLLQARELVDKERFYSLEEAMELVKKTSYTKFSGSVDLAIRLNLDTRKADQQLRGAVVLPYGTGKSVRVLVATDSSEVAAKAVEAGADLIYSTAELEQNLKIDNFDFDVIVVEPKLMPILGRYGKKLGPKGLMPNPKTGTVTPTPEKAVAEIKKGKANYRADKYGIVHSLIGKTNMEVDHLVQNARTLLHLIRRLKPNSVKGNYFKNLTVSASMGPSIKIRFDNL; this comes from the coding sequence ATGAAAAAAGTTTCTAAAAAATTGCTTCAAGCACGTGAATTAGTTGATAAAGAACGTTTTTACTCACTCGAAGAAGCGATGGAGTTGGTTAAAAAAACTTCTTATACAAAATTCTCCGGATCTGTTGATCTTGCAATCCGACTTAATCTTGATACCCGAAAAGCTGATCAACAACTTCGTGGTGCAGTTGTTCTTCCTTACGGAACTGGAAAATCAGTGCGCGTTCTAGTCGCAACTGATTCATCAGAAGTAGCGGCAAAAGCAGTCGAAGCCGGTGCTGATTTAATTTATTCAACTGCCGAGTTAGAACAAAATCTAAAAATTGATAATTTTGATTTTGACGTAATTGTTGTTGAGCCCAAATTAATGCCAATTTTAGGACGTTATGGAAAAAAATTAGGGCCAAAAGGTCTAATGCCTAACCCAAAAACTGGGACTGTAACCCCAACTCCAGAAAAAGCGGTTGCTGAAATTAAAAAAGGGAAAGCTAATTACCGTGCTGATAAATACGGAATTGTGCATTCATTAATTGGAAAAACTAATATGGAAGTCGATCATTTAGTCCAGAATGCTCGTACACTTTTACATTTGATCCGCCGACTTAAACCTAATTCTGTTAAAGGAAATTATTTTAAAAATTTAACAGTTTCAGCTTCAATGGGACCTTCAATTAAAATTCGTTTCGATAATTTATAG
- a CDS encoding YigZ family protein, whose amino-acid sequence MKKIITKEAIFEFEIKKSKFISLSFVIKNEKNFDFLIEKIKKEYKNATHIVFAVCFNLHNCKFSDANEPKGSAGRQIFHILHTQKIVNSLIVIIRFLNGSKLGLGLLQNCYKKATQEVLKLSVVDNLKILFSYEIETKIENLNLILQLIKKNNCKINKKEFLERIRVEFQCETRLDESFGFAFRELEN is encoded by the coding sequence ATGAAAAAAATAATCACAAAAGAAGCAATTTTTGAATTTGAAATCAAAAAATCAAAATTTATTTCCTTAAGTTTTGTCATAAAAAACGAGAAAAATTTTGATTTTTTAATTGAAAAAATTAAAAAAGAATATAAAAATGCGACTCATATTGTGTTTGCGGTTTGTTTTAATTTGCATAATTGCAAATTTAGCGATGCAAACGAACCAAAAGGATCGGCAGGAAGACAAATTTTCCATATTTTACATACACAAAAAATAGTAAATTCGCTAATTGTCATAATTCGGTTTTTAAATGGTAGCAAATTAGGGCTTGGTTTACTACAAAATTGCTATAAAAAGGCGACTCAAGAAGTTTTAAAACTTAGCGTTGTTGATAATTTAAAAATTTTATTTTCTTACGAAATTGAGACAAAAATTGAGAATTTAAACTTAATCTTGCAATTAATTAAAAAAAATAATTGCAAGATTAACAAAAAAGAATTTCTTGAACGTATTAGAGTAGAATTTCAATGTGAAACCAGACTAGATGAAAGTTTCGGTTTTGCTTTTCGTGAATTGGAAAATTAA
- a CDS encoding ABC transporter permease family protein, which produces MQLKINFKSILVQLFLLFCFIFLLIVFLFPLYYLILNASLPNELQDNPNLSLKLDGYLWTNFQNSINENFWTGLKTSIFVILLINLVRISLYSLASFGLWMATKRVKLVFIALFVGISFIPEISIYIPLSRILNANRLITNAPIFSLVTNQIFSFFNFFYLYKSINKIDKKQFFLAKIDKLSIFAKIRLIIFPKVNISYYLLIIFTTIQAWNDFLWPNYIFTNRSYQTISTWFQYSGQTSLGFLQNIQAVGSLFAISVPLFFYLIFAKFINNATANNLK; this is translated from the coding sequence ATGCAATTAAAAATTAATTTTAAAAGTATTTTAGTACAACTTTTTCTATTATTTTGTTTTATTTTTTTGTTAATTGTTTTTCTTTTTCCACTTTATTATTTAATTCTAAATGCAAGTTTGCCAAACGAATTACAGGATAATCCAAATTTGAGTTTGAAATTAGATGGTTATTTATGAACTAATTTTCAAAATTCAATCAATGAAAATTTTTGAACTGGACTTAAAACATCGATTTTTGTAATTCTTTTAATTAATTTAGTGCGAATTTCGCTTTATTCACTTGCTAGTTTTGGACTTTGAATGGCGACTAAAAGGGTAAAATTAGTTTTTATTGCTTTATTTGTCGGTATTTCTTTTATCCCGGAAATTAGCATTTATATTCCGCTTTCACGAATTCTAAACGCAAATCGGTTAATTACAAATGCGCCAATTTTTTCACTTGTTACAAACCAAATTTTTTCCTTTTTTAACTTTTTTTACCTTTATAAAAGTATTAATAAAATCGATAAAAAACAATTTTTCCTTGCAAAAATTGATAAATTGTCAATTTTTGCAAAAATTAGGTTAATAATTTTCCCTAAAGTGAATATTTCTTATTATTTATTAATAATTTTTACAACAATTCAAGCCTGAAATGATTTTTTGTGACCAAATTATATTTTTACAAACCGTTCCTACCAAACGATTTCCACCTGATTTCAATACTCTGGACAAACTAGTTTAGGATTTTTGCAAAATATTCAGGCCGTTGGTTCGCTTTTTGCAATTTCAGTTCCGTTATTTTTCTACTTAATTTTTGCAAAATTTATTAATAATGCGACCGCAAATAATTTAAAATAA
- a CDS encoding sugar ABC transporter permease codes for MIKIKFSPLIRKVDVLTIRKNNLKNLIFSKNMQAILLLAPLLIFLFTFSVYPIFQSLFNSFKVGSGLNWQTGFGNFKSLFAKSSFNDALKNSTILFFLSSPISLLVGFIIALLLTKLNNKIIRSFFISGLYSQFFISAFAIGIAFSFLFGQKNVFAKFLGLNFSFVGGEKRINLIWLYLIYQLWRSIPFNSVLFFFAISSVNAKYKKNLKIDKISLKDRIFNLYFKEISNQFMVIAYTNFVFATMLYPSVITGNLNLDLNNGHTLASYILNVRDDLGQQSTASFVSFLYLLAIFSTFVVFRVKTWKWVYKKIKQKRVKNAIKN; via the coding sequence ATGATCAAAATAAAATTTTCGCCTTTGATCAGGAAGGTAGACGTGTTGACAATTAGGAAAAATAATCTTAAAAATTTAATTTTTAGTAAAAATATGCAGGCAATTTTGCTATTAGCGCCACTTCTAATTTTTCTCTTTACTTTTTCAGTCTATCCGATTTTTCAATCACTTTTTAATTCTTTTAAAGTTGGTTCAGGTCTGAATTGGCAAACTGGATTTGGAAATTTTAAAAGCCTTTTTGCTAAATCAAGTTTTAATGATGCTTTAAAAAACAGTACAATTTTGTTTTTTCTAAGTTCACCAATTTCACTTTTAGTTGGTTTTATAATTGCGCTTTTGCTAACCAAACTTAATAATAAAATTATTCGCAGTTTTTTTATTAGCGGACTTTATTCACAATTTTTTATTTCCGCTTTTGCAATTGGAATTGCTTTTAGTTTTCTTTTTGGGCAAAAAAATGTTTTTGCTAAATTTTTAGGGCTAAATTTTTCTTTTGTTGGTGGTGAAAAACGAATTAATTTAATTTGACTTTATTTAATTTATCAACTTTGACGTTCGATTCCGTTTAATTCCGTACTTTTTTTCTTTGCAATTTCTAGCGTTAATGCCAAATACAAAAAAAATTTAAAAATCGATAAAATTAGCCTAAAAGATCGAATTTTTAACCTTTATTTCAAAGAAATTAGTAATCAATTTATGGTTATCGCCTATACAAACTTTGTTTTTGCGACGATGTTATATCCAAGTGTGATTACCGGAAATTTAAATCTTGATCTAAATAATGGACACACGCTTGCCTCTTATATTTTAAATGTTCGTGATGATTTAGGACAACAATCTACTGCAAGTTTTGTAAGTTTTCTTTATCTTTTAGCAATTTTTTCCACTTTTGTTGTTTTTCGTGTAAAAACTTGGAAGTGAGTTTACAAAAAAATAAAACAAAAACGGGTGAAAAATGCAATTAAAAATTAA
- a CDS encoding ATP-binding cassette domain-containing protein encodes MNDRKIAISIKDLLFSYDKKNFLEIKELEIPANRIVTILGPSGAGKSTFLNLLAGFLPSSQGIEYHNEFKDFGYIMQKNNLYEEISVRKNLWISTKNSVKWTEKVWKLSLKEFEKQEELTHLSDNIVNFFKNEKKSFLKKLKQKFIFLFFVIRKPSFYLFYLKFRRQFFENSVKKVLKTLEIDDIFTKKAANISGGQQQRVAFAKSIIKGDNLILMDEPFSSLDAKIKEATIKLLLKIKQEFKMTIVLVTHDQTDAMKISDKIILLNKGRIMQFSNPEELFENPNSLFVAKFIGVPEINFIEKSGENNLYIRAKYIKILPSFNEANGKILYKKNLADNFYYQIRDLEKNVDLEIISPTDINTENIRIEYDQNKIFAFDQEGRRVDN; translated from the coding sequence ATGAATGATAGAAAAATTGCAATATCTATTAAAGATTTATTATTTTCATATGACAAAAAAAATTTTCTCGAAATAAAAGAATTGGAAATCCCAGCAAATCGAATTGTGACAATTCTTGGTCCTTCAGGAGCGGGAAAGTCGACTTTCCTTAATCTTTTAGCAGGTTTTTTACCGTCATCACAAGGAATCGAATATCATAATGAATTCAAAGATTTTGGTTATATAATGCAAAAAAATAATCTCTACGAAGAGATTTCGGTGCGTAAAAATTTATGAATTAGCACAAAAAATTCAGTTAAATGAACTGAAAAGGTTTGAAAATTAAGTTTAAAAGAGTTTGAAAAACAAGAAGAATTAACACATTTAAGCGATAATATTGTTAATTTCTTTAAAAATGAAAAAAAATCATTTTTAAAGAAATTAAAACAAAAATTTATCTTTTTATTTTTTGTAATTAGAAAGCCCAGTTTTTATCTTTTTTATCTTAAATTCCGCAGGCAATTCTTTGAAAATAGCGTTAAAAAAGTGCTAAAAACACTTGAAATTGATGATATTTTCACAAAAAAAGCCGCTAATATTAGCGGTGGTCAACAACAACGAGTTGCATTTGCCAAATCAATTATCAAAGGTGATAATTTAATTTTAATGGATGAACCATTTTCTTCCCTTGATGCAAAAATCAAAGAAGCAACAATTAAATTACTTTTAAAAATTAAGCAGGAATTTAAGATGACAATTGTTTTAGTCACACACGACCAAACCGATGCGATGAAAATTAGCGACAAAATTATCCTTTTAAATAAAGGTAGAATTATGCAATTTTCTAATCCCGAAGAATTATTTGAGAATCCTAACTCACTTTTTGTAGCAAAATTTATCGGTGTACCCGAAATTAATTTCATAGAAAAAAGTGGAGAAAACAATCTTTATATTCGTGCTAAATATATTAAAATTTTGCCATCATTTAACGAAGCAAATGGCAAAATTTTATATAAAAAGAATCTTGCTGATAATTTTTACTACCAAATTCGTGATCTTGAAAAAAATGTTGATCTCGAAATAATTTCACCAACCGATATTAACACAGAAAATATTAGAATTGAATATGATCAAAATAAAATTTTCGCCTTTGATCAGGAAGGTAGACGTGTTGACAATTAG
- a CDS encoding P68 family surface lipoprotein codes for MKLKKIFKTFALLSPSFLLVAAACGANQEEKKPTENGSEKTIDLTKIDPKTQVVLTTSQGSSWPLIFGLNVYGKNEKGLIPYYNQKFKNDADFAPVRIVLNDEAKVKTQSQTTQNIKNLLDSNSDQIPSLVLGDSSTASVLEQYNRLLDVRNDKLKPELFANKLVSAYNDTDFAKNNKFYNIPFNNNDVDALGFNLDNLKIILDLIKKGGGSVDESMEVYKKAVESETKGNSTPENSFFKALEVKNDQVFKDLKVTMSTFSNIEEALEFATKFIDGLKIKENSKIDQNTDNASIFAIDYSGLILHKNLVSKTGKSFWKSQGKDLSYPIITDESLRNEFKQSYEKFVNTNKTLEHKVGNKTKVLQAFQFKDFKGEGIGDWGSHDILRYRTVFGYIPGVGIKQSIDSATTRYLFAKDKAENAKKFTTFHDVFTTNQPLKSRSDSPYSVFAAGGSSLIPIRTDSEKINKATIKFLEWLYTGQNDIDGKMVDNVDYLMENTGYFVPTKEILTEKKLEEVKAKYQEYFDKIVDFETKNKKSYELINKDDVKKIDWSLYEKMANLRSVIISMESMLKALKEQGDKLKILTDNGNFKATKISGIILDSLIQSTRVENKKTTSADDILKLISEQN; via the coding sequence ATGAAATTGAAAAAAATTTTTAAAACCTTTGCCCTTCTATCTCCAAGTTTTCTTCTTGTTGCCGCGGCTTGTGGCGCTAACCAAGAAGAAAAAAAACCTACCGAAAACGGTAGTGAAAAAACAATTGATCTTACAAAAATTGACCCAAAAACACAAGTTGTCCTAACAACAAGTCAAGGTTCATCCTGACCGCTAATTTTTGGACTTAATGTCTATGGGAAAAACGAAAAGGGGCTAATTCCTTACTATAATCAAAAATTCAAAAACGATGCTGATTTTGCTCCAGTAAGAATTGTTTTAAACGATGAAGCAAAAGTAAAAACGCAATCTCAAACCACACAAAACATTAAAAATTTACTCGATTCAAATTCTGACCAAATTCCTTCACTAGTTTTAGGCGATTCTTCGACAGCGAGCGTGCTCGAACAATATAATCGACTTTTAGATGTTCGAAACGATAAATTAAAACCAGAATTATTTGCTAATAAATTAGTTAGCGCTTATAACGATACTGATTTTGCTAAAAATAACAAGTTTTACAACATTCCTTTTAATAATAACGACGTTGATGCTCTCGGATTTAACCTTGATAATCTCAAAATTATTCTTGATTTAATAAAAAAAGGTGGCGGTAGCGTTGATGAATCAATGGAAGTTTATAAAAAAGCCGTTGAATCAGAAACAAAAGGAAACTCAACACCTGAAAATAGTTTTTTTAAAGCACTTGAAGTAAAAAATGATCAAGTTTTTAAAGATCTAAAAGTAACAATGTCAACTTTTTCAAATATCGAAGAAGCACTTGAGTTTGCCACAAAATTTATTGACGGTCTTAAAATAAAGGAAAATTCCAAAATTGACCAAAACACTGATAATGCAAGTATTTTTGCAATCGATTATTCTGGACTTATTCTTCATAAAAATCTAGTCTCAAAAACTGGCAAAAGTTTTTGAAAATCGCAGGGCAAAGATCTTAGTTATCCGATTATTACTGATGAAAGTTTGCGTAACGAATTCAAGCAAAGTTATGAAAAATTTGTTAATACAAATAAAACTTTAGAACACAAAGTTGGTAATAAAACAAAAGTTTTACAAGCCTTTCAATTTAAAGATTTTAAAGGCGAAGGTATTGGTGACTGGGGAAGTCATGACATTCTTCGTTATCGCACCGTTTTTGGTTATATTCCTGGAGTTGGAATTAAACAGTCAATTGATTCAGCGACAACTCGTTATTTATTTGCAAAGGATAAAGCTGAAAACGCGAAAAAATTCACTACTTTTCACGATGTTTTCACAACTAATCAACCTTTAAAATCAAGAAGCGATTCTCCTTATTCAGTTTTTGCTGCTGGTGGTTCTTCTTTAATTCCAATTAGAACTGATAGTGAAAAAATTAATAAAGCGACAATTAAATTTTTAGAATGACTTTATACTGGTCAGAATGATATTGACGGCAAAATGGTTGATAATGTCGATTATTTAATGGAAAACACTGGTTATTTTGTTCCAACCAAAGAAATTCTAACCGAAAAAAAATTAGAAGAAGTTAAAGCAAAATATCAAGAATATTTTGACAAAATTGTTGATTTTGAAACTAAAAACAAAAAAAGTTACGAACTAATCAATAAAGATGATGTGAAAAAAATTGACTGAAGTCTATACGAAAAAATGGCAAATCTTCGTTCAGTTATCATTTCAATGGAATCAATGTTAAAAGCGTTAAAAGAACAAGGTGATAAACTAAAAATTTTAACAGATAATGGTAATTTTAAAGCAACAAAAATTTCTGGAATTATTCTTGATTCATTAATTCAATCAACACGTGTTGAAAATAAAAAAACTACAAGTGCCGATGATATTCTCAAGTTAATTAGCGAACAAAATTAG
- a CDS encoding phospho-furanose lactonase, translating into MDKFSRTVLGDIHPDELGIVDCHDHLIKNYGPEAHEHQDFVMLSNQAAIAESLEFAERGGKTLVTMDPPNVGRDVYRMLEIAEALAGKIHIIMATGFHKAAFYDKGSSWLALAPTDEITKMVVAEITEGMDEYNYSGPVVKRSKAKAGIIKAGTGYGAIDRLELKSLEVAARASIETGAPILVHTQLGTMAYEAAKYLIDFGANPRKIQLSHLNKNPNKYYYAKIIQELGVTLCFDGPDRVKYYSDATLAENIKYLVDLGLQKHITLSLDAGRVLYQRNYGLLKGKMTFGFTYLFDKFIPLLKEVGVSDDAINDMLINNPAEILAFDQPRKFDPSILPDYVLELKKTFKI; encoded by the coding sequence ATGGACAAATTTTCAAGAACTGTTTTAGGTGATATTCACCCTGATGAACTTGGTATAGTTGATTGCCATGACCACTTAATTAAAAATTATGGACCTGAAGCGCACGAGCACCAAGATTTTGTGATGCTCTCAAATCAAGCAGCGATCGCTGAATCGCTTGAATTTGCTGAGCGTGGTGGAAAAACATTAGTAACAATGGATCCACCAAATGTTGGGCGCGATGTTTATCGAATGCTCGAAATTGCCGAGGCGCTTGCAGGAAAAATTCATATTATTATGGCAACTGGATTTCACAAAGCCGCTTTTTATGACAAAGGTTCTTCATGACTTGCGCTTGCACCAACCGATGAAATTACAAAAATGGTTGTTGCCGAAATTACCGAGGGAATGGATGAGTATAACTATTCTGGACCAGTTGTAAAACGTTCAAAAGCAAAAGCAGGAATTATTAAAGCTGGAACTGGTTATGGAGCAATTGACCGTCTCGAGTTAAAATCACTTGAAGTTGCTGCAAGAGCTTCAATTGAAACTGGGGCGCCAATTTTAGTTCATACCCAATTAGGAACAATGGCTTACGAAGCCGCAAAATATTTAATTGATTTTGGGGCAAATCCGCGTAAAATTCAGTTATCACATTTAAATAAAAATCCAAATAAATATTACTATGCAAAAATAATTCAAGAACTTGGTGTAACTTTATGTTTTGATGGTCCTGACCGTGTTAAATATTATTCAGATGCAACACTTGCTGAAAATATTAAATATCTTGTTGATTTAGGACTTCAAAAACATATTACGCTCTCACTTGATGCCGGAAGAGTTTTATACCAAAGAAATTATGGACTTCTAAAAGGTAAAATGACTTTTGGATTTACTTATTTATTTGATAAATTTATTCCACTTTTAAAAGAAGTTGGAGTTAGCGATGATGCGATTAACGATATGCTAATTAACAACCCAGCCGAAATTCTTGCATTTGACCAACCACGAAAATTTGATCCAAGTATTCTTCCAGATTATGTTCTAGAATTAAAAAAGACCTTTAAAATCTAG